The following proteins are encoded in a genomic region of Ammospiza caudacuta isolate bAmmCau1 chromosome 3, bAmmCau1.pri, whole genome shotgun sequence:
- the MSH5 gene encoding mutS protein homolog 5 — translation MSATSATSCVLPPALGPEQEEQESSETHMSVLWYAGQLAITYYDTEDCSVYFMPDIPDNEDLKLLQKVIGELNPQCIVTSAKQDQNIAKFLTNLTATAGDKDIGKPEIVLFPNIDFGLEVSKQRILSRQFPFIPSHMTATEKILYLSSIIPFESPLMIRALGGLLKFLDRRRVGVELEDSSITVPILAFKKFVLSDTVNMDQDTYCVLQIFKSDIHPSVYKLSSGLKEGFSLFGILNRCRCKWGEKLLRLWLTRPTRNLTELNKRLDVINFFLLAQNHETVLTLQNCLKNIKNVPLILKRMTLSNTKVSDWQALYKTAYNAVCLRDTCRSLPNTIELFQTISHVFTDDLRYIANLISKVVDFEGSLSENRFTVRPNVDATIDEKKRKLMGLSDFLTEVARKELETLDNQIPSCAVIYIPLIGFLLSIPRLPNMVDKTDFEIEGLDFMFLSEDKLHYRSARTKELDSLLGDLHCEIRDQETLIMHQLQTRILEKSEVLNSVIEYTAHLDVLLALAATARENGYCRPRFTHRHGFHIKDGRHPLMELCAKTFVANPVDSGEATRRIKIITGPNSSGKSVYLKQVGLIVYMALIGSYVPAAEAEIGVIDGIYTRIHSRESVSVGLSTFMIDLNQVAKAVNNATERSLVLIDEFGKGTNTLDGLSLLAAVLRYWIRQGTQCPQVFVSTNFHSLMQLELLPDTPLLEYLTMETHQDGEELVFFYQIKQGMSTISRAANIAALAGMPAKIIERGVEVSELIRNGKPIKRLDHPSKCDRMEKCKSVVEKFLSIDLDDPQVDLEEFMSKEILPSAASVL, via the coding sequence ATGAGTGCCACATCAGCCACGAGCTGTGTCTTGCCACCGGCACTTGGGCCTGAGCAAGAGGAGCAAGAGAGCTCGGAGACACATATGTCTGTTCTGTGGTATGCAGGGCAGCTTGCAATTACTTACTATGATACAGAAGACTGCTCAGTCTACTTCATGCCTGACATACCTGATAATGAAGACCTCAAGCTACTGCAAAAAGTGATTGGGGAACTTAACCCTCAATGCATAGTGACCAGTGCAAAACAGGACCAGAATATTGCTAAATTCCTGACCAACCTAACAGCTACTGCAGGTGATAAAGACAtaggaaaaccagaaattgtCTTGTTTCCCAACATAGATTTTGGTCTAGAAGTCAGCAAGCAACGGATCCTGTCTAGGCAATTTCCATTTATTCCATCTCATATGACTGCCACAGAGAAAATTCTCTATTTGTCCTCAATCATCCCTTTTGAGAGTCCACTCATGATACGAGCCTTAGGGGGGCTTCTTAAGTTTCTAGACAGAAGAAGGGTTGGAGTTGAACTCGAAGACAGCAGTATAACAGTTCCtattttggcttttaaaaaatttgtgcTGTCAGATACTGTGAATATGGACCAAGACACTTACTGTGTCCTTCAGATATTTAAAAGTGATATCCATCCTTCTGTGTACAAGCTATCCAGTGGACTAAAAGAAGGATTTAGCTTATTTGGAATTTTAAACCGTTGCAGATGCAAATGGGGAGAAAAACTGCTGAGGTTGTGGCTCACACGACCTACCCGGAACCTGACAGAGCTGAACAAACGGCTGGATGTTATCAACTTCTTCCTGCTAGCTCAGAACCATGAAACAGTCCTCACTCTTCAAAACTGCCTcaagaatattaaaaatgtgCCTCTTATTTTAAAGAGAATGACTCTTTCCAACACAAAAGTTAGTGACTGGCAAGCACTGTATAAGACAGCGTACAATGCAGTGTGCCTTAGAGACACGTGTCGTTCTCTGCCCAACACTATTGAACTTTTTCAGACTATTTCACATGTCTTCACTGATGACCTGCGCTACATTGCTAACCTGATCAGCAAAGTGGTAGACTTTGAAGGCAGCCTCTCCGAGAACCGCTTCACTGTTAGACCCAATGTAGATGCCACGATTGATGAGAAGAAACGAAAGCTGATGGGACTGTCAGACTTCCTTACAGAAGTGGCACGAAAAGAACTGGAGACTTTGGACAATCAAATTCCCTCCTGTGCTGTCATCTACATTCCTTTGATTGGGTTCCTCCTCTCCATTCCACGCCTGCCAAATATGGTGGATAAGACTGACTTCGAAATTGAAGGCTTGGACTTCATGTTCTTGTCAGAGGATAAACTGCACTACAGAAGTGCCCGGACCAAGGAGCTAGACAGCCTGCTGGGTGACTTGCACTGTGAGATCAGAGACCAGGAAACACTcatcatgcaccagctgcagacAAGGATCCTGGAGAAGTCTGAAGTACTTAACAGCGTGATTGAGTACACTGCACACCTGGATGTGCTGCTAGCCTTGGCAGCGACGGCCCGGGAGAACGGCTATTGCCGGCCCCGCTTTACTCACCGCCACGGCTTCCACATCAAGGATGGGAGACATCCCCTCATGGAGCTATGTGCAAAGACTTTCGTGGCCAATCCTGTGGACAGCGGTGAGGCTACCAGACGAATAAAGATCATCACAGGGCCCAACTCCTCTGGAAAGAGTGTTTACTTAAAGCAGGTAGGTCTTATAGTGTACATGGCTCTCATCGGCAGTTACgtccctgcagcagaggcagagattGGAGTAATTGATGGGATTTACACAAGAATCCACAGTAGGGAATCAGTTTCTGTAGGGCTCTCCACATTCATGATTGATCTTAACCAGGTTGCCAAGGCTGTAAACAATGCCACAGAGAGGTCCCTGGTACTTATTGATGAGTTTGGTAAAGGCACCAATACATTGGATGGCCTGTCCCTTCTGGCTGCTGTCCTGAGGTACTGGATCAGACAAGGAacacagtgtccccaggtcTTTGTCTCCACTAATTTTCACAGTTTAATGCAGCTAGAACTCCTGCCTGACACACCTCTTCTGGAGTACCTGACCATGGAGACCCATCAGGATGGAGAGGAGTTGGTATTTTTCTACCAGATCAAACAGGGCATGTCCACCATTAGTCGTGCTGCCAATATTGCTGCATTAGCAGGAATGCCAGCCAAAATCATTGAAAGAGGAGTGGAAGTATCAGAACTGATTCGCAATGGAAAACCAATCAAACGTCTTGATCATCCTTCAAAATGTGATAGGATGGAAAAATGCAAGTCTGTTGTGGAAAAGTTTCTTTCCATAGACCTTGACGATCCCCAGGTGGACTTGGAAGAGTTCATGTCTAAAGAGATCTTGCCTTCTGCAGCCTCAGTCCTGTAG